In the genome of Pangasianodon hypophthalmus isolate fPanHyp1 chromosome 23, fPanHyp1.pri, whole genome shotgun sequence, one region contains:
- the psmg3 gene encoding proteasome assembly chaperone 3 isoform X2 — protein sequence MAPLIRTRQTEKMINGISTQVVCTEFSNYIFIVLTQYGKIGTLVSVTPDSRSSDISTTMLTTKVLLGKDEALTHVYAKNVAAFVCQEAGNRPVLLGLALKDCSAENLKTLREMIKSCQVW from the exons ATGGCACCGCTCATCAGAACACGACAGACCGAGAAAATGATCAATGGGATCTCGACTCAGGTCGTTTGCACGGAATTCAGTAACTACATCTTCATCGTGCTTACACAGTATGGGAAGATTGGGACGCTGGTATCTGTAACACCTGACTCGAGATCCAGCGACATCAGCACAACCATGCTCACGACGAAAGTGCTGCTCGGAAAAGATGAG GCTCTTACGCACGTCTATGCAAAAAACGTTGCAGCATTTGTTTGCCAGGAAGCAGGAAATCGACCTGTCCTTTTGGGGCTTGCACTTAAAGACTGCAGCGCTGAAAATCTGAAAACGCTCAGAGAAATGATCAAAAGCTGCCAAGTGTGGTGA
- the psmg3 gene encoding proteasome assembly chaperone 3 isoform X1: MRLSSDMCSLPGPISACFSRHVFERKREHGFIMAPLIRTRQTEKMINGISTQVVCTEFSNYIFIVLTQYGKIGTLVSVTPDSRSSDISTTMLTTKVLLGKDEALTHVYAKNVAAFVCQEAGNRPVLLGLALKDCSAENLKTLREMIKSCQVW; encoded by the exons ATGAGGTTAAGCTCAGATATGTGTTCGTTGCCTGGACCAATCAGCGCTTGCTTTTCCCGTCACGTGTTCGAGAGAAAACGAGAGCACG GCTTCATCATGGCACCGCTCATCAGAACACGACAGACCGAGAAAATGATCAATGGGATCTCGACTCAGGTCGTTTGCACGGAATTCAGTAACTACATCTTCATCGTGCTTACACAGTATGGGAAGATTGGGACGCTGGTATCTGTAACACCTGACTCGAGATCCAGCGACATCAGCACAACCATGCTCACGACGAAAGTGCTGCTCGGAAAAGATGAG GCTCTTACGCACGTCTATGCAAAAAACGTTGCAGCATTTGTTTGCCAGGAAGCAGGAAATCGACCTGTCCTTTTGGGGCTTGCACTTAAAGACTGCAGCGCTGAAAATCTGAAAACGCTCAGAGAAATGATCAAAAGCTGCCAAGTGTGGTGA